Within Aricia agestis chromosome Z, ilAriAges1.1, whole genome shotgun sequence, the genomic segment gccgctataacaacaaatactgaaaacgaaataaatttaataattaaagggggctctcatactacaaacgtgttttttatttacattttttgctcgttTTATTACCTTtagtaaaatgtagcctatttGTTAATCGAGTCGAAACCACAACCATGCTAAATTTCGTCAAAGTCTGTTTAGTGGTTTTTGCGTGAAAATGGAACAAACATGCACGCACTAACAACAtttgcatttacaatattagtgtgataatctatactaattataaacgcgaaagtgtctgtcggttacctcttcacgcccaaaccgccgaaccgattttgatgaaatttggtatggagatacattcaGTCCTGGGAATGGACATAGAATACATATTagcccgaaaaaatgtacggttcccgcgcgataaactaattttggcgcaacggagttgcgggcgtcatgtagtagTAATCTAAATTGCAGTCATTTAGATTATTATCAGTACTTTATTACTACTTAGTTATATTAAGAAGCAAATTGTATGTCTGCTAAAATCTTAACTTCTTTGAAGCTAattataagatataagatagtaAATAAACCATAAATAAACAAAAGCATAGACTgcaattcttaattaaagagTACTTAAGAGAAGAGACTAGAgttctattaaaataattattagtgttacggtacacggttatggttgcctggtagagactgcttccagcagtaaggccgccaattcaaactatttctgtttttgtaacgtgtgtaaattgatctgttttgtttgtttgaataaagagttttttatttatttatttatttatttatttatttatttatttacacggtatacggacacgtagcgccatctagcgacaaaccagcgaaacttaccgaggtaACACAGACACCATAAATcgcctactcgatactagatggcgttaggttagatggcgctaacctaacctacgagtgttttctaaaaatatcccacacttgtttacgcatATCGGGTTTATTCTGGAATATTCCGGAGAATTCTGATATTCGATccggcccgtataaatagtcgcaGACAGTCGGGCCGATAATTCAGTTTCGTCTGAGCGATCTTTGAGGCGAATTCCGAGCGAAAACAAGTGATctatagtgagtgaaccagtggaCCTACGACTCGGcaacgacctaggacagtgatagtgcttagtgattggacctagtgattagtgtttgtgaataaagtcttcaagagagtcagcaggtctttctctccaaatcctcgaaccttagcacgtaacattatttattagacATGTAAAAATTAGTGTTGGCGTTATTTAAAGAAAAGACgtttgaatttattaaaattctattggctcttaaacaaagaaatatataggtatttatacatttaataatattatgtagtcctTAATTACactaataatatactatgtagGTATAAACACGATAGATTTAAATGCATTTTAAACTCTAATTACAGAAAACAAAAACTTGCAACTttataaatgattttaataGCAATTACAAAATCGATTTTGTTGATACATtgagaaaaatatacattatacagagtGTTAAGATGTTTTTTCTACTTCATAACTATTTCCACACAATTTATCTTAATTTTCACTAGATACACATCTAATAATTTCAACATTGAATTTCAAACTACCTACACGGTTCTTATTTACATTTTGAAATACGTTtgttaaatagtaaaaaaatctgCTTATCTTAAGTGAATATTTAGGTGATGCCGGCAttacattttcttaaaaaaacgattataagTAAATGAATCTGaacgggcccctagacgatcaattgtattgtggaATATCACTCAGAACAATACtatacaatttatttgacaataagattgaaaggcgcgttcaatatcaaccctagacggccaataatattgaacaatacgTGATAGAAAATTGATCGTGTAGGGGCCCGCTTAAAACACTCTGTATATATTATGAAGATTTGTCGATATCAGGGATAAGTAGTGCGTAAAGGTATGTCACACGAAGACGTGGCGCTGCACTTCAGAGAATACATATGTGTCGGTCTTTGTAATAGTGGTGTAActccataatataaaaaagtttttattttcccatttttcgtttcattaaaaaataacttcgtcttattttaagtaactactagctgtttgaccgagctttgctcggtagagcaaacactcattgactttgtGTTACTTAACAATGCCATTagctgctggaatagctttagccgttgttgtgtcgttaaaacaattagttgcccacaaaaaagtattattattcgccaatagatgtcaggaagagtcttatttttcagtttatcgattatcgataaaacacgaataaaaagacattttctaaaaatgattcctagctagatcgatttatcgcccccgaaaacccctatatactaaatttcatgaaaatcgttggagccaattaAGATAtaccattataatatttcatttccatacaataaaaaaatataaagcatTGAATAAAAATTTGTAGTTTTTTTCTACGCGTTAATTAACAAAACTCTATTTCTCAAAACTTAATTGCATGGAGATAATTCACTATTACAATGAACGACACATATcatgaaaattaaatatcataaaaaatagtTTACGCTGCTAGtaaaatacaaaattgaaattgaCGGTGCTATTTGAATATGGAATTTTTTAGTTCGAGAGGCAGCACTTTTTGATGTCTTCCAAAATTTCAGATAAGAAaattaagtacaaaataataattgacaaaaaatttgtttattaataattgaaataatcaaAGCGTCcaactttttaattaacatattaatattatatttgatcaATAACATcattaaaactaacactaagatttctttcataatatatttcgaTATTCTTTTAGGGTTTGTGGTCGAGCCCATATTATTGAAATAGTAAAAAAAGTCCGGTCGCCAGATAGAGAGAATATCGATCTGTCGCCGCTTCATCTTCAAACGAACACGAAAATATTATTACCTCGTTTCCAAGCACATATATTCGAACTTATGTGAGACATGCTTCATAGGCCAATATCCTAATTTCTCTATATCAGGCGACCGGACtttagagcgaccgcagacttacaatttcaagttagccaactaaatcgcatagtataaattgtacaactaaataattggacaccaatcGTATCAGACCGCGATTCTCTTCCGATTACccacaattaaaaagttgtccaaaTTAATTGTGAAACTATGCAATTTAGTTaaacgatagtcggccaacttgaaattgtaaatcTGCGGTGACCcttagaatataataaaaaaatatgtttagatTTTTAAATGCTACCTCTCAGACTATTAGGCATGGCGTTTATATTACAATGTTATTTTTCAGTGTAAGTATATATCATAGGGAAAATAAATACGacaatttgaaataaaacatttataatactatattaaCCTTAACTGTATTAGCACTTTAGGAAATACACACTTTAatcgtaattataatataaaataaaaaatctaaatacacTTAGATATTAATCAATCAAGTCGGCTTCGTCTGATAAGTCCTGAAAAGgaaaaaaacagtattttatcaaaataaaaaatcaaaatcattgCTATTTCACTCATCAATCGAGTcccagataatttttgcacgtagataaaataaacattaaaagtGCCTTGATAGAAATATGTAACTAATTTTATTAGGAAAGGCATTAAgctttcatatttatttatttttctcttttatTCAACACTCTCACTTTTGTAACTAGGCACAATACGAAACATTACTTTATAGaaaaatttgcataaattcCATTAAAACAACtgaaaaaaacttataataCCAACATCCTTAAACCGACTTATTCTAAAGATTTTCctcaaaaaaatgaaaaaaaaacaaatttagatCCTTACCAAATTATCATCATTGTCTAAGTTCATATCGTCTATTTCCCTCTCAATCTCCTCCATGTCGAGTGAGTCTTTGCGCTTCACGTTGATCTCATACGGTTTGTCGCTCACCACCTCCGCCTCTCTGCTCGGTTTGCTTTCTATTGACGGTTCCCTGAAAGTATTGCTTATAAGTGTATGTTTTGAGAGAAATTGTATCATTGAGGtcattgattcctaggcagttgacgaccTACGTCGGCGACATGaatggagcgatctggagcaattagtggagcaatttGGAGCGATTTAattcatatcgctcaatgtcatTACGCAGGgacgcttatacgggcaactaaaattgctccactctcgtcaactttgacgtcacgactacagcaagcaattttcggcaacaagcagcaacaaTACTGTCATATACTGTCATACACGAGCCCATcggatattcgtcaattcgtatcgccgctatttattaaaattgccccATGTTGCCCCACtaaattgctccagatcgctccattTGTGTCGCCGGCAATtaattgcccgtgtaagcgcttcttaaaaatatattcgatGGCCATATCACTCAATATTGtgttgcgcaatattgctgcttgttgtcGCAAATTGCTTGAAGTaatcgtgacgtcaaagttgaccaGAATTGGCTGGAGTTGAGCATTTTAGTTGCCCATATAAGCGCAccaatatgtcaattcaatgttataagtttgtgcgttttatgatgatatgcgtgacacattataattgacaatagtaggtaagttacctaacaaaaattaatcgataatttaaaaatatcgaatcacttcgtaaaggaattgcaatcgaaattatcgacttcgtactgacatttcagtggtgccggcgatttaagatggccgcccttttttatcgatttatttcgattcaacagagtcaatctctattgacataagttccgtttcatgcatctacttttttcaaatgttttcgtaacaataattttatactcctatttcatagtcaatatttataattttatattaataagttagcatttagcaacttttcatttttattcatttacaattatatgaaacatttgtttttgtagatggaatataatttattacatttagatttttttggttttcttgtaaaaaaaacgcgtagcaaggaatatgaaaactgtcacccatatcatcttaaaacgcacaaactataattgtgatcggtcggatgggtttgacaaacgcgaccaaattacttagatctgccatctgcctaggaatcgactTCTCTAATAGTAGTACTATAGATACATACATATTCTTTACTGATCGGCAAAAAATACTAATCAATCGTTCGCGCGGGCTTTTAATGAACATTTAAAGATCATTGAGGGCATGGTTCTATTCTGATTACACAGTAGTAGCCAAAAATACCCTTTAATATGAGCGACATGTAAGTCTATCTGTCACCTTTTAATGCTTAAACTGGTCTAAGTctggggaaaggacatagacaaGTTTTCGTCATGAAATCGCTAACACGGCACAGCTAACACGGGTAacacaggggttcccaaactaaTTTGTCTACTACCTTCTTccagaacaaattatgttttagcatcccccattgttttaatttaaaaatgcatgcagataaaatgaaattacaaatcaccccccaagcctctacacaacgcctcaACTCTACCGTGGGAGAGCCGTTCTTTGAGCacgatgggccggctcggccggagaaacaccacgggTGCACAGAagaccggcatgaaacagcgcttgtgctgtgtttcgccgagtgagtttaccggaggcccaatccccttccctattccctaaccctaccctcccctaccctataccctattccctcttaaagggccagcaacgcacctgcagctcctctgatgttgcgagtgtccatgggcgactgaagttgctttccatcatgcgacctgtttgctcgtttgcctccttattataatataaaagaatatATAGCTTACCTTTCTTTGGAGGGCCCAGGTTTCCACAATCCCTTACTCTCTGCTTCTGTCTTCTCTTGTGAGAGATCTCTTTCAATATTACTAGTTTCGGCGTTGGCCGGTAAATTTGCTAATTGGGAATGATATTCGAAGCCGAACTCTTTTTGGAATTGTTCTAATTCTAATGATTGCTGTAAACAAAAACTGTCATCAGTTAGTTGAATGGATATTTTTAGATATGATTTgaatattaaatcaaaatatcgtGCTCTCGCTAATATGAAAACCAAGAAAGTTACAATGGAAAATACATCGTACAGCATTTGTGTGTCGACATAGGGCGATCATTCATTTGTAACTGGTTTCTTAGAAAGCAGTTATGAGGAAAGTCCATTAGAAACCAGTTCATACATACGAGTACATAGCTGTTATGGTAAAATTAGCATAACAGCACAAAATCTGTTATTGTCGAGACCACAGGTATAACTTAAAGCTGCCAATCATTTCGATCCATTGCAAATGAACTGGTATTCTTACtataaacttaaataaataataaataaataaaatatctttttattcaaaataggtatcatgaatacactttttgaaagttggAAGAACTTAAGTTGCTAACATAAACTTAAGTTTTGTGCCTaacagttttaaaaataaccGATTATATGCTACTTCTACTCCACCAGCAGATATACTTGGTTTCCACATCATTCCAACTACTCACCGAATACTCAGGGAAGAGGTTTTCATACTGGTCGGGAACAGCGAGCGACTGTCCTGACTTCTTGTTAACAGCGCCGACCGCTTCCCGCCACAGTTTCACCACCTCGCTCATCTTAGACGGAATGTATGACCTGAAATATTATATAGTGACTATATTTTTGactatatattaaaatatagacGTAGAAATTGGATTGTTGCTGTTTGTAAAGCTGATCGCatatttgtcagcaccgtacgtgTCGAACGCAAAGCGTAGACCATAGTACACGAAAAGCGGTGCGtgcggtgcggacgaatgtgcgagggccgaggttgtaccatcgaggaaattgattcctacgcagttgacagaccaacgtcatttggtaggatcatgtcaatttaatgttaagcttaggccaaacctacgcgaccaacgCAAAgaactgcgaagcgggagcgtctacCGTGCGGCGGACGCTAcccatgtaatcttatggcgcTGTGTACACCTGCGCGACCGCGACGCGGGATGGTCACGTCGGCCAAGCGGGACGTGCGCGTCAAGTGTCAGACCGTGACAGGCGTGTGTTTGAGGTGTatataactagacttctttataaaaccttttttataatataattttgcacaactctttagtttatgatttttatgatttgtttacgttttgatagattgtgtcatgataatattatggcacCTACCACATGTGCATGCTTGAACACAGTTTCGCTAACgcatgcttctcgcatgaaaagacgtaagactgacttatctaccacatgcatgcgcaagccacattcttgccgagatcgtcggcgtataaacaatgtttctcatttctcaatgaagaactatttcttctgcttttatttttccagtgtttgctagtgacaaaattgataaatgataatgcataaataaaatattttttttttcatatgcgtatttttttttattcctgtcagaataatctttcgatttgattttccacagagcgagcagagatttagagatttttataattcaatgaattcagttgcaaactgacgtttataatatgtacgtaaATCTGCAATTTTATAGCAGCGTGCGCGCATTTTAACACCATATTTTGACTGACAAAGAGCGGCTTAAACACTGAATTTCCAACCACACGCGCAGACAAGTTTCTACAGGAAGGCATGCCTgaatttcaagcaagtttaaaaacCATCAAGAtaaactttggggcttgcgcgtaCTACTGTTTTACCAACTACAAGCATaatgttcagtgttcaagccggcatgcgcaagcaaatctgtagtcaagcatgcacgtgtggtaggcgcctaaattaattcaacttgacaattgtggacgtgttttattcctctgcaccttccaaatcaaaagcaagcttAGCACCTCGCAAACctcatgtccgtccgtccgacgcATCGGACTCTGATGTTAAGTATAAGGATGTCATTACCACAACAGTTTAGCATACGCCAGATTAAAAGTCGCGCGTCTTCAGTGACTGTTCATTAACAAATGATGTTTGACGGTTCGcgccgtagtcgcgcaggtgtgcacgCCCAgattcgcgttgcagacgctcccgtatcgcgtaccgcgtcccatgtcactgacgcgtaggtttgttctaagctttaatttgtaatctgtCGTCTGGGTTTgtcgtaacgcgaccaaattacgtaggtcccccatctgcctaggaatcaacttctctgatagtacatcatttcatacaacttCTAAAATGTGGCGCGTTTGGCgtgtgcgtgctgataaatgtgtgaTCACCTTTAGGCAGTAAAAATAGTGGTGCTGGGTGAACAAAACATATGGCCTACATGTTTTGTGCACCCTACActagtattttattgaatttagcGGGACTATTCACAATTTACTGTTCGACTCGCATTCTGAAATTTATAGCGCGGACATTGGTCAACGTGTTGGCTTTTGTGTGTTAGAGTTGTCGAATTCGAGTACAAGCccaattatcacttagttctgAGTTTCTGACTAAGCTCACGAAATTTCAATTGCATTTCTGTGCAATCTTATTAAAACATTCTGATTCACTTTAAGGCttgtgattatttttccgattTATTACAAGAGTTTTTTGATTACGAAAGATTCCAGCTAACTTTACTGCCAAGAGGTTCCAGACACAGATTTCTGGCATTGACAAGCATCATTTATTTACCTGGCAAAGAAAGCGGCTTCTGGATATTTGCTGCGCTTGATGAGCAGTTGCATGCACGACTCAAGATCGTTGAGAGTGAAGTATGAAGCGAAGGCAATATTGTCGTCTCCTTCTTCCGCTGACATCCGAGCTACGTCCTCTAATAGCGCTTTGTCGCctgaaaaataagtataaattagTATACCAAGTCACCCAACAAAccaataaacagctgcagctgcaAATACTATATACTTTTTCAGTTACGAACAGATAAATATGGACGTAAAATATCTCTAGCCTAAGAGTCCAACAAGGACCTCGATACGAGTAATATACGGTCAGTTTACGCAAATTGATACTAAGCCAAAGTTGTGGCAATAATAAGCCAGAGTAATGTAAGTATAGGAAAGAATATGCTCCTATTGTTTTACATTAGCACTCTACTATGTTTCattcattttgatttaaatgtTAACTCAGTTCAGCATAATGCTACCAATTGAAATGTCCCAACCCTTAGCAATCAAGAAATACAAACGCACATTTAAACgattttatgttttgtttgaGATCATTTAAACCAAGTTAATTCGTACTTTTCATTGCTTTTCCTGTTCCCTAGagaatatcttttttttatgagagaaggggcaaacgagcaaacgggtcacctgatggaaagcaacttccgtcgcccatggacactcgcagcatcagaagagctgcaggtgcgttgccggccttttaagagggaatagggtaataggggaggatagggatgccggttggaaagggaagggaataggggaggatagggaagggaattgggcctgggtaaactcactcactcggcgaaacacagcacaagtgctgtttcacgccggttttctgtgagaacgtggtatttctccggtcgagccggcccattcgtgccgaagcatggctctcccatcgATCGAAGCAAGTTCTCAATCTCACCTGTGCTAACCGCGAACAGTAACAAAGCGCTGTAATCGTGAGCATTGTGGTAGCATATCTTGGTCAGCTCCGTGTCTGCTGCGGCGGCGGCTGCTGCTCCGAGTCTGCTCCACCGAGCTGACGAGGACCTCGACGGGGCCCCCTCGGCCAGGGTCGCCTCCTCCGCCAACTGCCTCGCCCGTCTGAGCTCGCCCAGGGAGAGGGCCAACTCGAACTGGTGCTCGGGCTCCGTGGATACCGCGAGAGCTTGTTGTTTGAAGCCCtaagaataaggtaagtattaaGAAACAGCTAATTAATGATTTTGTTTTACCCTTCACAGCTAAAACTGATAtgtaaagtatattttcattaaTGACTAAGAAGGATATTGTTGCACAACCCTAAACAGCATACAGGCTTCAGTTTATTAGGAAGAAAAATATGAGGAAGCGTCACTAACAGACGGCGCGCCTTGTACGAGATGCGCACCGTCGCGGCGCGAGTATACATCACAATAACTGTGActtgacacttttttattattggaTTAAAATGCTGTTTAAAGATAACGCAAGCTTAAAGGTgtccatacacgggacaatttgtcgtttcgatcgatcgtcaagaaaatcgtccaatcgatcttttgaacgtaaaatcgtttgcgatattgctacacacatacaatttgtcgttcgattttaacatcgaggatataaatcgttacgataattgtcccgtgtatggccaccttaaaGCAACTTTTACGCTACAGTGTGACGCATTTCTTCCGTCGTTTCACAACATTCGGAAGTATGATAACGAAAAGTCTATCTTTGATAGAAAGAAAAAACTTTGATACACTTTGATACTGAGTCGCCAAGCTGCGGATGAACTTTCTACTCGGTGACCTTACCTGTTTCTCCAGGAAGTGTGCGACTCTGGTGCGATGGTCGTGCGGTATGGTGGGTAACACACGATCTGCTGTCTCAAAGTCTCCCCTCATCACCGCCGTCTGGTATTCGAGGACGGGCAGCAGCAGGGAGTAGGATACTATGTTCAACTCCTTGTCATTCACGTATAGCCTGAAAATAATCATCATTTTAACCATCATCATCGTATACGCCTTTAGACTTATGTTTGAACTATAGCATTAAAGGCAGATGGTGAGGAAGAGTTTTGGAAGGATATACTTAAACCCAgatttagaaatattataatggctTGACACCAACCCAACTCACAACAAGGTGTTcaaaagtacttatatatatttttgtgtgaTACAATAGTGAGTTTGTAACTTGTTGCTTTTGGTGTTGAGACGTTGTAGTAACCAAATACTTATGTCTTATACCCTTGTATTCTACCACTTTTATGCAAGAAACGAGAATACCATTTTCTTGGAAATGGATTAGATCTAACAAGGAACAATGTTGCATAATTTTGTACATGACACAGTTTATGAATAACTAATGAATAAAAACATTATGACACCGAATAATTAAcctgataataaataatattcccTGCTATCTTACCTGTTCTCTTTAGCGACATATCCCAGGATATACATGGTGTGATCGAGATGCGATATTGTGACGATCTCTCCGCCCACATAGTAACATATCCTGTTGAGAGAGTTCGTGTATATGAAGCAGTCGCCGATCCACAGACCAGTCTTCACTGTTTCATTGACTTCGCCGACCACCTGGCGAGAAGAGACAATTTAACACTCTATATAAGCTTAAAGTCTAGccttgttaaataaattattgatgatttatacagttaaaaaaaatgcaaccCTCACGACTCACGAGATTGGGCTCAAGCGATCTCTCGATAGTTTATGAAAAATCAATTTCGTGATATCAATATTtagtgtatacagggtgtaacaaaaataagtgataatactttagggtgtgtacgtgttccttgtagagacttcactgtgaaagtagcagcgctgaaagacgaaaaaaatttttcacttttgtatgggcaagggcccgagcgtcacgagtttccccatacaaaagtgaaaaaaaagttggtctttcagggctgctactttcacagtgaactctctacaaggaacacgtacacatcctaaagtattatcacttgtttttgttacaccctgtatagtatatAGTAGTGTTATCAATATTTGTCCAACTAACAAACAGGACCAAAAAGATTTGATACAGAAAATTGGAATTAATTTCATAGCAGTCCCAAAGCAGCTTTAGCTTTGAGCTCCCTAAGATAATAACAAAGGGCTTTTTAGTTAGTTTGTCGCAGTCGATTCTGGCGACACATTAGATTAATTGGTGGGAATGAGCGGTAGCCCAATGcccataaaaataatgcctAAAATCCCACAAGTATCGGCCATTACCTCAAAAGCATCCTCGACTCCATCCTCAGTAATGTTAGTATTGGTCTCCCTCGCCTGAGTGACAACAGCGGCGTTGTATTTCAACACGTAGTACGCCTCATCAGTCGCCAGACATACCAAGTTGCCGCTCTCAGACCAGAACACATGACGGGGTTGGATCTCGATCCTGAAATATACTTCTAGTTAGACTCTTCTGCACTTCTTTCTAATCTAGTTAGACGATTCCATCATCTCACATTATATATCTACACATAAAATTCATTAAATccataaaattacttaataaatatgtaaattttcCATTACAGTGGACTAATCATAGGTAATATGGACGCTTTTAAGCATTTGTGAATAATCTCACAAAAAATTCGTATTGAGTTGCTATTGCAGTCatattctttagatcatttaggcCTCTTAT encodes:
- the LOC121738459 gene encoding coatomer subunit beta' isoform X2, producing the protein MPLRLDIKRKLTARSDRVKCVDQHPTEPWLLCSLYSGDVNIWNYETHTQIKRFEVCDLPVRAAKFVPRKNWVITGSDDMQIRVFNYNTLERVHSFEAHSDYVRSVVVHPTQPYILTSSDDLLIKLWNWDRSWACQQVFEGHTHYVMQIVINPKDTNTFASASLDTTVKVWQLGSSISNFTLEGHEKGVNCVDYYHGGDKPYLISGADDRLVKIWDYQNKTCVQTLDSHMQNVSAVSFHPELPILLTGAEDGTVRIWHAGTYRLESSLNYGFERVWTISSMHGSNNVAIGYDEGTIMIKVGREEPAISMDVNGGKIIWAKHSEMQQVNLKALPEGTEIKDGERVPVVAKDMGSCEIYPQTIAHNPNGRFVVVCGDGEYIIYTAMALRNKAFGAAQEFVWAFDSSEYATLENSSTVKVFKNFKERKSFKPEYGAEGIFGGYMLGVKSISGVAFSFYDWEQLELIRRIEIQPRHVFWSESGNLVCLATDEAYYVLKYNAAVVTQARETNTNITEDGVEDAFEVVGEVNETVKTGLWIGDCFIYTNSLNRICYYVGGEIVTISHLDHTMYILGYVAKENRLYVNDKELNIVSYSLLLPVLEYQTAVMRGDFETADRVLPTIPHDHRTRVAHFLEKQGFKQQALAVSTEPEHQFELALSLGELRRARQLAEEATLAEGAPSRSSSARWSRLGAAAAAAADTELTKICYHNAHDYSALLLFAVSTGDKALLEDVARMSAEEGDDNIAFASYFTLNDLESCMQLLIKRSKYPEAAFFARSYIPSKMSEVVKLWREAVGAVNKKSGQSLAVPDQYENLFPEYSQSLELEQFQKEFGFEYHSQLANLPANAETSNIERDLSQEKTEAESKGLWKPGPSKEREPSIESKPSREAEVVSDKPYEINVKRKDSLDMEEIEREIDDMNLDNDDNLDLSDEADLID
- the LOC121738459 gene encoding coatomer subunit beta' isoform X1, producing the protein MFPKPLRLDIKRKLTARSDRVKCVDQHPTEPWLLCSLYSGDVNIWNYETHTQIKRFEVCDLPVRAAKFVPRKNWVITGSDDMQIRVFNYNTLERVHSFEAHSDYVRSVVVHPTQPYILTSSDDLLIKLWNWDRSWACQQVFEGHTHYVMQIVINPKDTNTFASASLDTTVKVWQLGSSISNFTLEGHEKGVNCVDYYHGGDKPYLISGADDRLVKIWDYQNKTCVQTLDSHMQNVSAVSFHPELPILLTGAEDGTVRIWHAGTYRLESSLNYGFERVWTISSMHGSNNVAIGYDEGTIMIKVGREEPAISMDVNGGKIIWAKHSEMQQVNLKALPEGTEIKDGERVPVVAKDMGSCEIYPQTIAHNPNGRFVVVCGDGEYIIYTAMALRNKAFGAAQEFVWAFDSSEYATLENSSTVKVFKNFKERKSFKPEYGAEGIFGGYMLGVKSISGVAFSFYDWEQLELIRRIEIQPRHVFWSESGNLVCLATDEAYYVLKYNAAVVTQARETNTNITEDGVEDAFEVVGEVNETVKTGLWIGDCFIYTNSLNRICYYVGGEIVTISHLDHTMYILGYVAKENRLYVNDKELNIVSYSLLLPVLEYQTAVMRGDFETADRVLPTIPHDHRTRVAHFLEKQGFKQQALAVSTEPEHQFELALSLGELRRARQLAEEATLAEGAPSRSSSARWSRLGAAAAAAADTELTKICYHNAHDYSALLLFAVSTGDKALLEDVARMSAEEGDDNIAFASYFTLNDLESCMQLLIKRSKYPEAAFFARSYIPSKMSEVVKLWREAVGAVNKKSGQSLAVPDQYENLFPEYSQSLELEQFQKEFGFEYHSQLANLPANAETSNIERDLSQEKTEAESKGLWKPGPSKEREPSIESKPSREAEVVSDKPYEINVKRKDSLDMEEIEREIDDMNLDNDDNLDLSDEADLID